One window from the genome of Saprospiraceae bacterium encodes:
- the lhgO gene encoding L-2-hydroxyglutarate oxidase produces the protein MKYDVLIAGAGIVGVSTAYMLLSRSPDLRILLLEKEAEPAMHQTGHNSGVMHSGIYYKPGSYKAWNCIQGYQMLVEYCNKQDIQFNLIGKLIVANQASEIPKLNQIYNNGIQNGLQNIKLLNQDQVTELEKNVSCLQAILIPQAGIIDYKQVVKSLSLNISKNDSRIETNKKIINVQQINSELIVRCSDQSEYVTDFFINCSGLQSDRIAKMCGLKLNFKIIPFKGNYFKLKQEKKDIVERLIYPVPDPQFPFLGIHYTRLMNGDQTLGPNAVLVLDREGYSNHAFDLKDTMDILNYPGFWKLIAKHWKTGISEYRRNYSKTYFAHKASEMTPGIKPEDLVAAGSGIRAQLVDDQGSMVEDFVRLRSSNMIHVCNAPSPAATAGLSIGKQIADWYFDKD, from the coding sequence ATGAAATACGATGTACTGATTGCCGGAGCTGGCATTGTGGGGGTATCTACAGCCTATATGTTGCTTAGTAGATCTCCGGATTTACGCATCCTGCTTTTAGAAAAAGAAGCTGAGCCTGCAATGCATCAAACGGGCCATAATTCGGGTGTTATGCATTCCGGAATTTATTATAAACCAGGATCGTACAAAGCCTGGAATTGCATACAAGGCTATCAAATGCTTGTGGAATATTGTAATAAACAAGACATTCAGTTTAATTTAATCGGCAAATTAATTGTAGCAAATCAAGCAAGTGAAATTCCTAAATTAAATCAAATTTATAATAATGGAATTCAAAACGGACTCCAGAATATTAAATTACTAAATCAGGACCAGGTAACAGAACTTGAAAAAAATGTAAGCTGTTTACAGGCGATTCTAATTCCTCAAGCTGGAATTATCGACTACAAACAGGTAGTTAAAAGCCTTTCATTAAATATTAGTAAAAATGATTCCCGCATTGAAACAAATAAAAAAATTATAAACGTACAACAAATAAACAGTGAACTAATTGTCCGGTGTTCAGATCAATCTGAATATGTTACTGATTTTTTTATTAATTGCTCCGGACTCCAATCAGACCGGATTGCAAAAATGTGTGGATTAAAATTAAATTTTAAAATCATTCCCTTCAAAGGAAACTATTTTAAACTAAAACAAGAAAAAAAAGATATTGTCGAACGACTCATCTACCCGGTACCTGATCCCCAATTTCCATTCTTAGGAATCCATTACACCCGCTTGATGAATGGAGATCAAACCTTAGGACCAAATGCCGTTTTAGTATTGGATAGAGAAGGATATTCAAACCATGCATTTGATTTAAAGGATACCATGGATATTTTAAATTATCCCGGTTTTTGGAAATTGATTGCCAAACATTGGAAAACCGGAATTTCTGAATATCGCAGGAATTATTCTAAAACCTACTTTGCACATAAAGCCAGTGAAATGACTCCTGGTATCAAACCAGAAGACCTGGTAGCTGCTGGCTCTGGAATTCGTGCACAACTTGTAGACGATCAGGGTTCAATGGTTGAGGATTTTGTTCGCCTCCGCAGTTCGAATATGATCCACGTTTGCAATGCGCCTTCACCCGCTGCAACTGCCGGACTTTCAATTGGCAAACAAATTGCAGATTGGTATTTTGATAAGGATTAA
- a CDS encoding carboxylesterase family protein encodes MKYLALILISCFTFHGFSQCDYSSGRFAVASEKKLLYGILPDYRDIQDSLFLDIYYPIGSPEIQKPLVIWAFGGGFFQGAREDFAAVCSDLASRGIVSATIDYRIGFDGPYPTLGPPFSYDVAEIIRAGYRGATDMKGAIRFLKAKSNQYGIDLDRVWIGGASAGSIVALNAAFLDLASEKPKETGAISPIGTKVRSDLGPIEGVLNQNGYDSKIQGVFNIFGALLDTNAINTDNKIAVFSYHQIQDPVVPCDARPPYYNYTFISNNYPVAYGTCVITERLKNIGMDPLYYETWIYQGNQHATHDNEAVIDFLLQQAKPFFCKTITNSTTETSQTLDGVYIIPSLVSEYFEIKNAPDQFGYTIFNAAGQILTHVNRTTNHLIQVSNYESGVYFMTVHNGSSQKTLRWIKY; translated from the coding sequence ATGAAATATCTTGCCTTGATTTTAATCAGCTGCTTTACATTCCATGGGTTTTCACAATGCGATTACTCGTCTGGGCGTTTTGCAGTTGCATCAGAAAAGAAATTGCTTTATGGCATACTCCCAGATTACAGAGACATACAAGATTCCTTGTTTTTGGATATTTATTACCCCATTGGATCTCCTGAAATTCAAAAACCGCTGGTCATTTGGGCATTCGGAGGTGGTTTTTTTCAAGGCGCCCGTGAAGATTTTGCTGCCGTTTGCAGTGATCTGGCGAGCCGGGGAATTGTTTCTGCTACCATAGATTATAGAATTGGCTTTGATGGACCTTATCCGACCTTAGGTCCACCCTTTTCTTATGATGTTGCCGAAATTATTAGAGCTGGTTACCGGGGTGCCACCGATATGAAAGGAGCCATTCGATTCTTAAAAGCAAAATCCAATCAATATGGAATTGATTTAGACAGGGTTTGGATTGGAGGTGCAAGCGCTGGATCAATTGTTGCCTTGAATGCTGCATTTCTTGATCTGGCATCTGAAAAACCAAAAGAAACAGGCGCCATCTCACCCATTGGGACGAAAGTACGTTCCGATTTAGGACCAATTGAAGGAGTACTTAACCAAAATGGTTATGATTCAAAAATTCAGGGTGTCTTCAATATTTTTGGAGCATTACTGGATACCAATGCAATCAATACGGATAATAAAATTGCAGTGTTTTCTTATCATCAAATCCAAGATCCGGTGGTTCCTTGTGATGCGAGGCCTCCATACTATAACTATACCTTTATTTCAAATAACTATCCAGTTGCCTATGGAACCTGTGTAATTACAGAACGACTAAAAAATATTGGGATGGACCCACTTTATTACGAAACATGGATATACCAGGGCAATCAACATGCTACCCATGACAATGAAGCAGTCATCGATTTTTTATTGCAACAAGCAAAACCATTTTTCTGTAAAACAATTACTAATTCTACTACTGAAACCTCACAAACACTAGATGGAGTTTATATTATTCCAAGCCTGGTGTCTGAATATTTTGAAATTAAAAATGCACCAGATCAATTTGGCTATACCATTTTCAATGCAGCGGGACAAATATTAACACATGTAAACAGAACTACAAATCATTTAATTCAGGTTTCCAATTATGAATCCGGAGTTTATTTTATGACAGTTCATAATGGTTCTTCACAAAAAACCTTGCGCTGGATTAAATATTAA